A genome region from Ralstonia solanacearum K60 includes the following:
- a CDS encoding DUF1289 domain-containing protein, with the protein MGTCTPTQLKLALGKLRNHGARAERARPVASPCINVCRMDAARGLCVGCMRTLDEIAAWSALPDAARIAIWRQLPGRARAWLEDTARA; encoded by the coding sequence ATGGGTACCTGCACCCCCACGCAACTGAAGCTGGCGCTCGGCAAGCTGCGCAACCACGGCGCGCGGGCCGAACGTGCGCGGCCGGTGGCCTCGCCCTGCATCAACGTGTGCAGGATGGACGCAGCGCGCGGCCTGTGCGTCGGCTGCATGCGCACGCTCGACGAGATCGCGGCGTGGTCCGCGCTGCCCGACGCCGCGCGCATCGCCATCTGGCGGCAGTTGCCCGGGCGCGCCCGCGCGTGGCTCGAAGACACCGCCCGCGCATGA